One window from the genome of Populus alba chromosome 15, ASM523922v2, whole genome shotgun sequence encodes:
- the LOC118057424 gene encoding high-affinity nitrate transporter 3.1-like yields the protein MAARALLLASLVLSCFLLPCYGTVLFSSLQRTLAVTASPTSGQVLKGGVDKITVTWGLNQTLAAGTDSTYKTIKVKLCYAPISQVDRGWRKTVDDLKKDRTCQNDIVARPHSPANSTAQFEWTVERDVPTATYFIRAYAYDADEKEVAYGQTTDAHKTTNLFQVQAISGRHATMDICSVCFSVFSVVSLFGFFYNEKRKAKRSQ from the exons ATGGCAGCACGTGCTCTTCTCTTGGCATCACTTGTTCTCTCCTGCTTTCTATTGCCTTGCTATGGAACTGTGCTCTTCTCTTCTCTGCAAAGAACTCTTGCAGTCACGGCCTCACCAACATCCGGACAAG TATTGAAAGGTGGTGTGGACAAAATCACCGTGACATGGGGGCTGAACCAGACCCTCGCAGCTGGGACGGACTCGACCTACAAGACCATCAAGGTCAAGCTATGCTACGCTCCCATAAGCCAGGTTGACCGTGGGTGGAGAAAAACTGTAGACGATCTAAAAAAGGACAGGACTTGCCAGAATGATATCGTTGCTAGACCTCACAGCCCTGCTAACAGCACCGCCCAGTTCGAGTGGACTGTTGAGCGTGACGTGCCCACTGCCACGTACTTCATACGAGCCTATGCTTACGACGCAGATGAAAAGGAGGTGGCTTACGGGCAAACAACAGATGCACACAAGACCACCAATCTGTTTCAAGTCCAAGCAATCAGTGGACGCCACGCCACAATGGATATTTGCTCAGTATGCTTCAGTGTTTTCTCTGTTGTGTCCTTGTTTGGTTTCTTCTACAATGAGAAGAGAAAGGCAAAGAGGTCTCAGTGA